The following are encoded together in the Tetrapisispora phaffii CBS 4417 chromosome 5, complete genome genome:
- the TPHA0E00810 gene encoding uncharacterized protein (similar to Saccharomyces cerevisiae RTT105 (YER104W); ancestral locus Anc_7.399) → MKGEEADSAKRVESNSVVDSVINNRKTKKNVESRLRTSVDDLKLARKRIKEGKLMKNRGGSAGMEVFVMRSEYEHQTREIKKEAQKNEPSEQLINEIEQENEIETKETLSDDELLEILDQFEIKKNLQRELEVELANLSIQ, encoded by the coding sequence ATGAAAGGTGAAGAAGCTGACAGTGCCAAACGGGTTGAATCAAACTCGGTGGTGGATAGTGTAATCAATAACAGGAAAACCAAGAAGAATGTTGAAAGTAGGTTACGAACGAGCGTAGATGACTTAAAATTGGCtagaaaaagaatcaaAGAAGGCAAACTGATGAAGAACAGAGGAGGGAGTGCAGGTATGGAAGTCTTTGTTATGAGAAGTGAGTACGAACATCAAACAagagaaataaaaaaagaagcCCAAAAAAATGAACCCTCGGAACAActaattaatgaaattgaacaGGAGAATGAAATAGAAACTAAAGAAACCTTATCCGACGATGAATTACTCGAGATATTAGACCAGTTCGAaatcaagaaaaatttacagCGAGAACTAGAAGTGGAACTAGCCAATCTATCGATCCAATAA
- the KAP123 gene encoding karyopherin KAP123 (similar to Saccharomyces cerevisiae KAP123 (YER110C); ancestral locus Anc_7.408): protein MDQQFLAQLEQTLNAIIKPSSSASLKETTKTLQSQYYTQATTVPALIHILQNSSDDALKQLAGVEARKLVPKHWSTLDDAIKNEMKNSLLQTAFSEDKEIIRHSNARVIASIGTEELEGNKWPELVPSLIQAASGEDAGVRQIAVFILLSLLEDYSPSLSVFIDDFLNLFAQTINDTTSLETRSLSAQALNHISALIEEQETINPQFATKFASLIPSIVNTLDAVIKAEDIKNSKAIFNCLNDILLLDSQLTGNTIVDLIKLTLQIASNTEVEEDVRVFAIQFIISALSYRKSKIIQSKLGREITLTALRIAAEEIDVEEELNNEDEAGENEENTPSLIAIRLLAFASAELPPSQVSTVIIEHLPIMLQSSNPFERRAILLAISVAVTGSPDYFLSQFEKVIPATISGLKDAEPVVILAALKCVHQLTTDLQDEVAKFHEQYLPLIIDIIDSAKFVVIYNYATMALDGLLEFIAYEAIAKYLEPLMNKLFYMLESNNSSKLRCAVVSAIGSAAFAAGSAFIPYFKTSVQYLEQFIQNCSQIEGMSEDDIELRAITFENISTMARAVRSEAFSEYAEPLVNSAYEAIKTDSARLRESGYAFIANLAKVYGENFAPFLKTILPEIFKTLELDEYQFNFDGDAEDLSAFAEGATEEDLQSKFTVNTGISYEKEVAAAALSELALGTKEHFLPYVEQSLKTLSEQVDESYGLRETALATLWNIVKAVLLSSRIEPESYPKGLPATSYIDATSLAVVQTARAISIANLNDEFETSMVITVMEDLANMIKQFGPIIIMDSGDSSSLETLCMQVLSVLNGTHACQTVDIEEDAPKDEELDASETEATLLDIALEVLVSLSHALGSDFASIFENFKPVLFELYESKSKNKRSSAIGATSEIVLGMKEGSPYIQEMLEAMIVRLTSDKSLEVRGNAAYGVGLLCEYASFDISSIYGAVLKAMYELLSTADQKSLAADDDEATREIIDRAFANASGCVARMILKHENLVPLEQTIPALFAHLPLKTGFEEYTPIFQVIMKLYQDNNAVITNMTPKVIEFFAAVFTKDAERIKLEQESTLGREENLERLKQFQTDDIKQKIVELLKYINNTYSGVVVKDPVLAPVIA, encoded by the coding sequence ATGGATCAACAATTTTTAGCTCAACTTGAGCAAACTTTGAATGCTATTATTAAACCAAGTTCTTCTGCTTCGTTGAAGGAGACTACAAAGACATTGCAATCACAATATTATACACAAGCTACTACTGTTCCAGCTTTGATTcatattttacaaaatagTTCAGATGATGCTTTGAAACAATTGGCTGGTGTTGAAGCAAGAAAATTAGTCCCAAAACATTGGTCTACTTTGGATGATGCTATTAAGAATGAAATGAAAAACTCTTTATTACAAACCGCTTTCAGtgaagataaagaaattattcGTCATTCTAACGCCCGTGTTATTGCTTCCATTGGTACCGAAGAACTAGAAGGTAACAAATGGCCAGAATTAGTCCCAAGTTTGATTCAGGCTGCGTCTGGTGAAGATGCAGGCGTTAGACAAATTGCTGTCTTTATCTTACTATCTTTATTAGAAGACTACTCTCCATCTTTATCAGTTTTCATTGATGATTTCCTAAACTTGTTTGCTCAAACAATCAATGATACTACATCATTGGAAACAAGATCTTTGTCTGCGCAAGCCTTAAACCATATTTCTGCTTTGAttgaagaacaagaaaCTATCAACCCACAATTTGCCACTAAATTTGCTTCATTAATTCCATCTATCGTTAATACTTTAGATGCTGTTATTAAAGCTGAAGATATCAAGAATTCTAAAGCTATTTTCAACTGTTTGAATGATATTCTGTTGCTAGACTCTCAATTGACTGGTAACACTATTGTTGACTTGATCAAATTAACTTTACAAATTGCTTCAAACACCgaagttgaagaagatgtCAGAGTCTTTGCtattcaattcatcatttCTGCTTTATCTTACAGAAAATCAAAGATTATTCAAAGTAAATTAGGTAGAGAAATTACTCTAACTGCTTTAAGAATTGCAgctgaagaaattgatgtTGAGGAAGAATTAAacaatgaagatgaagCCGGTGAAAACGAAGAAAATACACCATCGTTAATTGCTATCAGATTATTAGCTTTTGCTTCAGCTGAATTGCCACCATCTCAAGTTTCTACTGTCATAATTGAACATTTACCAATCATGTTGCAATCTTCCAATCCATTTGAAAGAAGGGCAATTTTATTAGCAATCTCTGTCGCTGTTACTGGTTCTCCAGATTACTTCTTATCTCAATTCGAGAAGGTTATTCCAGCTACCATTTCTGGTCTAAAAGATGCTGAACCAGTTGTGATTTTAGCTGCTTTGAAGTGTGTTCATCAATTGACTACTGACTTACAAGATGAAGTTGCTAAGTTCCACGAACAGTATTTACCATTAATAATCGATATTATTGATTCAGCTAAATTTGTTGTTATCTATAATTACGCTACTATGGCTTTAGATGGTTTATTAGAGTTTATTGCATACGAAGCCATTGCCAAGTACTTGGAACCATTAATGAACAAATTATTCTACATGTTAGAAAGCAACAACTCATCCAAATTAAGATGTGCTGTTGTTTCAGCTATCGGTTCTGCTGCGTTTGCTGCTGGATCTGCTTTCATTCCATACTTTAAGACAAGTGTACAATACTTAGAacaatttattcaaaactGTTCTCAAATCGAAGGTATGAGCGAAgatgatattgaattaAGAGCTATCAcctttgaaaatatttctactATGGCTAGAGCTGTCAGATCTGAAGCTTTCTCTGAATATGCTGAGCCATTGGTTAACTCTGCTTATGAGGCTATCAAGACAGATTCTGCTAGATTAAGAGAATCTGGTTATGCTTTCATTGCTAATTTAGCTAAGGTTTACGGTGAAAACTTTGCTCCTTTCTTGAAAACTATCTTACcagaaattttcaaaactttAGAATTAGATGAATATCAATTCAATTTCGATGGCGATGCTGAAGATTTATCAGCCTTTGCTGAAGGTGCCACCGAAGAAGATTTACAAAGTAAATTTACAGTTAACACAGGTATCTCCTACGAAAAGGAAgttgctgctgctgctttATCAGAATTAGCTTTAGGTACTAAAGAACACTTCTTACCATACGTTGAACAATCTTTAAAGACTTTGAGTGAACAAGTTGATGAATCATATGGTCTAAGAGAAACTGCTTTGGCTACCTTGTGGAACATTGTTAAAGctgttttattatcttcCAGGATTGAACCAGAAAGTTACCCAAAGGGTTTACCAGCTACCTCCTATATTGATGCTACTTCTTTAGCGGTTGTCCAAACTGCTAGAGCCATTTCCATTGCTAACTTAAACGACGAATTTGAAACTTCTATGGTCATTACCGTCATGGAAGATCTAGCCAATATGATTAAGCAATTTGGTCCTATTATCATCATGGATAGTGGTGACAGTTCTTCTTTAGAAACCTTATGTATGCAAGTTCTTAGCGTCTTAAACGGTACTCATGCTTGTCAAACTgttgatattgaagaagatgcTCCAAAGgatgaagaattagatGCATCTGAAACTGAAGCTACCCTTCTGGATATTGCTCTGGAAGTTTTAGTTAGTTTGTCTCATGCTTTAGGCAGTGATTTTGCTAGCATCTTCGAAAATTTCAAACcagttttatttgaattatatgaatCCAAATCTAAAAATAAGAGATCCTCCGCTATCGGTGCTACATCAGAAATCGTTTTAGGTATGAAGGAAGGTAGTCCATACATTCAAGAAATGTTGGAAGCCATGATTGTAAGATTAACCAGTGATAAATCATTAGAAGTTAGAGGTAATGCTGCTTATGGTGTCGGTTTATTGTGTGAATATGCTTCATTCGATATTTCTTCTATCTATGGTGCTGTTTTAAAAGCCATGTACGAACTATTAAGCACTGCTGATCAAAAATCTTTGGCTGCTGATGACGATGAAGCTACTAGAGAAATCATCGATAGAGCTTTTGCCAACGCTAGTGGTTGTGTTGCTAGAATGATCTTAAAACATGAAAATCTAGTTCCATTAGAGCAAACTATCCCAGCTTTATTTGCACATCTGCCATTAAAAACTGGTTTTGAAGAATACACTCCGATCTTCCAAGTTATCATGAAATTATACCAAGATAACAATGCTGTCATTACTAACATGACTCCAAAGGTTATTGAATTCTTTGCTGCGGTTTTCACAAAGGATGCtgaaagaattaaattaGAACAAGAATCCACTTTAGGTAGAGAAGAAAATCTAGAAAGATTAAAACAATTCCAAACTGACGATATTAAACAAAAGATTGTGGAATTATTGAAGTACATCAATAATACATACAGCGGTGTTGTTGTTAAGGACCCAGTCTTGGCTCCAGTGATCGCATAA
- the MAM1 gene encoding Mam1p (similar to Saccharomyces cerevisiae MAM1 (YER106W); ancestral locus Anc_7.402), producing MVKKNGPNGRLSHQKPLGSKNVNVVRNLKGAGKQDNQIKSSRVKVQKATHLHNGSLLEETLLHPLTGKQSATKNIDTQSKRTDNEMNKPLETEYKMSDDGTKTSIVNKLASNHPNSVQKIEDDRWLSTLSEENLLSLQREISQLEGMQFNCDHEFCHNLDSTLKKSDLNIGNFRVWFLFDLEMTADGLINLRNACYQKFIYNKVDIAWTKSNILKNTNSSKQLPCIQSDSLEFFPLEQISLRNIEIDLKNNSEDNRKNSNRLTDFSVNIVSMLESDEEEEVKHNHMIRNKKIAPTILSSRNKKRYLMLKL from the coding sequence ATGGTAAAGAAAAATGGTCCAAATGGAAGATTAAGCCATCAGAAGCCCTTAGGTAGTAAGAATGTTAATGTGGTTAGAAATTTAAAAGGTGCTGGGAAACAAGATAATCAGATCAAGTCATCTAGAGTGAAAGTACAGAAGGCCACACATTTGCACAATGGAAGCTTGCTAGAGGAAACATTATTACATCCATTGACAGGTAAGCAATCAGCTACCAAAAATATAGATACGCAATCGAAGAGAACCGACAATGAGATGAACAAACCTTTAGAAACAGAGTATAAGATGTCAGATGATGGAACAAAGACTTCAATAGTAAATAAACTAGCTTCTAATCATCCAAATAGTGTCCAAAAAATAGAAGACGACAGATGGTTATCAACACTAAgtgaagaaaatttattgagTTTACAAAGAGAAATATCGCAATTGGAGGGGATGCAGTTTAATTGTGATCATGAGTTTTGCCATAACTTAGACTCGACTTTGAAAAAATCTGACTTAAATATAGGCAATTTTAGAGTTTGGTTCCTATTTGACTTGGAGATGACAGCAGATGGTCTTATAAATCTAAGAAATGCATGTTATCAAAAGTTCATCTATAATAAAGTTGATATTGCATGGactaaatcaaatattttaaaaaataccAATAGTAGTAAACAATTACCGTGTATTCAGTCAGATAGTCTTGAGTTCTTTCCTCTAGAACAAATTTCTTTGAggaatattgaaattgatttgaaaaacaaTTCAGAGGATAATAGGAAAAACTCTAATCGATTAACTGATTTTTCAGTGAATATAGTATCGATGCTTGAGTCTGAcgaggaagaagaagtcAAACATAATCATATGAtcagaaacaaaaaaattgcacctacaattttatcaagCAGAAACAAAAAGAGATATTTGATGCTGAAACTATAA
- the ATG8 gene encoding ubiquitin-like protein ATG8 (similar to Saccharomyces cerevisiae ATG8 (YBL078C); ancestral locus Anc_7.400), translating into MKSSFKSEYPFEKRKAESSRITEKFQNRIPVICEKAEKSDIPEIDKRKYLVPSDLTVGQFVYVIRKRIMLPAEKAIFIFVNDTLPPTAALMSAVYQEHKDKDGFLYVTYSGENTFGGN; encoded by the coding sequence ATGAAATCAAGTTTTAAGTCAGAATATCCTTTCGAAAAGAGAAAAGCAGAGTCCAGCAGAATTACAGAGAAGTTCCAGAACAGAATTCCTGTTATATGTGAGAAGGCTGAGAAGTCAGACATTCCTGAGATTGACAAACGTAAATATTTGGTGCCATCAGACCTAACAGTGGGACAGTTCGTATACGTGATAAGGAAAAGAATAATGTTACCTGCAGAAAAGGctatctttatttttgttaatgACACTTTGCCGCCAACCGCAGCGCTAATGTCTGCAGTTTACCAAGAACATAAGGATAAGGATGGTTTCTTGTATGTAACATACTCAGGTGAAAACACGTTTGGTGGTAATTGA
- the TPHA0E00780 gene encoding uncharacterized protein (similar to Saccharomyces cerevisiae YBL081W; ancestral locus Anc_7.404), giving the protein MPGEIVNVAFLSQMEDMDIYLKDYRSRKSTSKTSYGSTYVQSSGNQGRFNNDGIIRHNGYRNNHSYKYDSHNEHGMSGSQYDNMMHNNSNSNSDNSDNNNNNKSNNSNNSNKNKGNLGSGEIYNNWVGNDGYNIKKGNYGEQGYANYSNLNFKVTSDSNNSNNDNTSRNKDISKNDNDSLKNGGKNASNNPYIQNTNLATHFKKTYSPMYYNNTRNDSTGSLTKMNPMFFGSSENSDFQSTSKLVGNTTTLMNSSINNSLAGGSSFSSNNFDYMFQNHSDLKNNLSSANVAAPTPYSNYLGNSILPNSSVSASMGNNPLALSTNLDLMSGLSTPNMINEFQKTLSFTSISPLKVSQNDALPTQHGTENKETSNTGEKGKTNPEVEPPSSISNSNMMLMDDSSFLWGSSNADLSSSTSVNGTFGIWNNDMSVWS; this is encoded by the coding sequence ATGCCAGGAGAGATAGTCAATGTTGCCTTTCTATCGCAGATGGAGGATATGGACATTTACTTGAAGGATTATCGTAGCAGGAAATCGACTTCAAAAACCTCATATGGATCTACTTACGTTCAATCATCAGGTAATCAAGGTAGATTTAATAACGATGGAATCATTCGCCATAACGGGTACAGAAATAATCATTCTTATAAATATGATTCACATAATGAACATGGCATGTCAGGCAGTCAATATGACAATATGATGcataataatagtaatagtaATAGTGATAATAgcgataataataataacaataagagtaataatagtaataatagtaataaaaataaggGTAATTTGGGTTCAGgtgaaatttataataattggGTAGGGAATGACGGATACAACATCAAAAAGGGGAACTATGGTGAACAAGGGTATGCTAATTATagtaatttgaattttaaaGTCACTTCAGACTctaataatagtaataatgacaatacTAGCAGGAACAAAGATATCagtaaaaatgataatgatagTCTTAAAAATGGAGGTAAAAATGCCAGTAATAATCCATATATACAAAATACCAATTTGGCAACTCATTTCAAGAAAACTTATTCACCAATGTATTATAATAACACAAGGAATGATAGTACAGGTTCCTTGACAAAGATGAATCCTATGTTTTTTGGAAGTTCGGAAAACTCAGATTTTCAATCAACATCTAAATTGGTTGGAAATACAACTACATTGATGAACAGCTCCATAAACAATTCTTTAGCTGGAGgatcttcattttcttctaataacTTTGATTATATGTTTCAGAATCATTcagatttgaaaaataatttatcttcaGCCAATGTTGCTGCTCCTACGccatattcaaattatttagGTAACTCAATTCTGCCAAATTCAAGTGTCTCTGCCTCCATGGGAAATAATCCATTAGCATTGTCTACCAATCTCGATTTAATGAGCGGATTATCAACGCCGAATATGATAaatgaatttcaaaaaacatTATCATTCACTTCAATTTCTCCTTTAAAAGTTTCTCAAAATGATGCTTTACCTACTCAGCATGGTACGgaaaacaaagaaacaTCTAATACTGGAGAAAAGGGAAAAACTAACCCAGAGGTTGAACCACCTTCAAGCATTTCCAACTCAAATATGATGCTAATGGATGActcttcttttctttgGGGCTCTTCAAATGCGGATTTAAGTTCTTCCACGTCTGTTAACGGAACTTTCGGCATTTGGAACAACGACATGAGTGTTTGGAGTTGA
- the TPHA0E00770 gene encoding WD40 repeat domain-containing protein (similar to Saccharomyces cerevisiae GLE2 (YER107C); ancestral locus Anc_7.405), giving the protein MSFFRSNTSSNQTMAADKDLMNDIVINNPAEDSISDIAFSPQQDFLFSVSSWDNKVRIWDAQGGNPQGRAQYEHAAPVLCTRWSSDGTKVASGGCDNAIKIYDVASGQNQQLGTHNAAVKSLRFVNCGPSNQECLVTGSWDKTLKYWDLRQPQPISTVMLPERVYSMDSKDKLLVVGTADRNICIIDLNSPGNIFKTFLSPLKWQTRAIACFNRGDSYAIGSIEGRCAIRYVDDMQQKNLGFSFKCHRQNQNNNSMHANIYPVNSIAVHPVYGSFATAGSDGTFHFWDKDHRHRLKAFPSQNATIPVVNFNRNGSVLAYALSYDWFQGYGGNKQGYPNVIKLHPTTDAEVQERKK; this is encoded by the coding sequence ATGTCGTTCTTCCGTTCAAATACAAGTTCCAATCAAACTATGGCAGCTGATAAAGATTTAATGAATGATATTGTTATCAATAACCCGGCAGAAGATTCAATATCTGACATTGCATTCTCTCCACAACAAGACTTTTTATTCAGTGTGAGTTCATGGGATAATAAAGTGCGTATATGGGATGCACAAGGTGGAAATCCACAAGGCAGAGCTCAATATGAACATGCAGCTCCTGTCTTGTGTACCAGATGGTCCAGCGATGGTACAAAAGTTGCATCCGGTGGTTGTGATAACgctataaaaatatatgatGTAGCAAGTGGGCAAAATCAACAACTTGGAACACATAATGCAGCCGTTAAGAGCTTAAGGTTTGTAAATTGTGGACCTTCAAATCAAGAATGTTTAGTAACGGGTTCATGGGATAAgacattaaaatattggGATTTAAGACAACCTCAACCAATCTCTACAGTGATGTTACCTGAAAGAGTTTATTCTATGGATAgtaaagataaattattggTAGTGGGAACAGCGGATAgaaatatatgtattattGATCTAAATAGTCCtggaaatatattcaaGACTTTTTTATCACCATTAAAATGGCAAACAAGGGCAATAGCATGTTTCAATAGAGGTGATAGTTATGCAATTGGTTCGATCGAAGGTAGATGTGCAATCAGATACGTTGACGATATGCAACAAAAAAATCTTGGGTTTTCATTCAAATGTCACCgtcaaaatcaaaataataattcaatgcATGCTAACATTTATCCAGTCAATAGTATAGCAGTTCACCCAGTCTATGGATCGTTTGCTACAGCTGGTAGTGACGGAACCTTCCACTTCTGGGATAAAGACCACAGACACAGACTAAAGGCATTCCCAAGCCAGAATGCGACTATTCCAGTGGTGAATTTTAACAGAAACGGTTCTGTTTTAGCATATGCATTAAGTTATGACTGGTTCCAAGGCTATGGCGGTAACAAACAAGGCTATCCAAACGTCATAAAGCTGCATCCAACCACAGACGCAGAAGTccaagaaagaaagaaatag